The Litchfieldia alkalitelluris genome has a window encoding:
- a CDS encoding metal-sensitive transcriptional regulator: MDYNDQMKNRVKRIEGQLRGILRMMEEDKDCRDVITQLSAARTAIDRTIGVIVSSNLVECVQKAKENGENTEQLVKEAVELLVKSR; the protein is encoded by the coding sequence ATGGACTATAATGATCAGATGAAAAATAGAGTAAAGCGAATTGAAGGACAGTTGAGAGGTATTTTACGAATGATGGAAGAAGATAAAGATTGTCGAGATGTTATTACTCAACTTTCAGCAGCGAGAACCGCTATTGATCGAACTATCGGTGTGATTGTTAGTTCGAATTTAGTTGAATGTGTTCAAAAGGCGAAAGAAAATGGAGAGAATACTGAACAATTAGTGAAAGAAGCTGTTGAACTTCTTGTGAAAAGTAGATAA
- a CDS encoding undecaprenyl-diphosphate phosphatase, which produces MSLWEFFVALILGIVEGLTEFAPVSSTGHMIIVDDAFLRSKDLYSQEVANTFKVVIQLGSILAVVLLFKDRFKNLLGLSKVKNDGPRLTLRQIFVGLLPAGILGLLFEDYIDTYLFSTKTVLIGLVAGAILMIIADKYRPKTEVIETVDKITYKQAFLIGLFQCIALWPGFSRSGSTISGGVLLGLSHRTAADFTFIMAVPIMLGASAISILGNLEYFTQDVIPFFIVGFVSAFIVALLSIQFFLKLINKIKLVPFAIYRIVLAVVIYFILF; this is translated from the coding sequence TTGAGTTTGTGGGAATTTTTTGTAGCGCTGATACTTGGGATTGTAGAAGGTTTAACTGAATTTGCTCCTGTCTCTTCAACAGGGCATATGATTATTGTTGATGATGCTTTTTTAAGATCAAAGGACTTATATTCTCAGGAAGTTGCTAATACATTTAAAGTTGTCATACAACTTGGTTCTATTTTAGCTGTGGTGTTACTTTTTAAAGACAGATTTAAAAATTTGTTAGGTCTAAGTAAAGTGAAAAATGACGGGCCAAGGTTAACACTACGTCAGATTTTTGTTGGATTACTGCCAGCAGGAATTCTTGGATTATTGTTTGAGGATTATATCGATACGTACTTATTCTCTACGAAAACAGTACTAATTGGATTAGTTGCAGGTGCGATTTTGATGATTATCGCTGATAAATATCGTCCAAAAACAGAGGTTATTGAAACTGTTGATAAGATTACCTATAAACAAGCCTTTCTAATTGGACTATTCCAATGTATCGCACTATGGCCGGGATTCTCTAGGTCGGGATCAACTATCTCTGGTGGAGTTCTATTAGGGCTTAGTCATCGGACTGCCGCGGATTTCACATTTATTATGGCTGTTCCAATTATGTTAGGTGCAAGTGCTATATCTATACTTGGTAATTTAGAATATTTTACCCAAGATGTAATTCCCTTCTTCATTGTAGGTTTTGTTAGTGCATTTATTGTTGCATTATTGTCTATCCAGTTTTTCTTGAAATTGATCAATAAAATTAAACTAGTGCCATTTGCAATTTACCGTATCGTATTGGCAGTGGTTATTTATTTCATTCTTTTTTAA
- a CDS encoding SulP family inorganic anion transporter — protein sequence MMNWKESWLGNVRGDLLAGLVVALALIPEAIAFSIIAGVDPMVGLYASFIISVVIAFVGGRPGMISAATGAMALLMIDLVAEHGLHYLLAATILTGILQIVFGILKLAKYMKFIPRSVMVGFVNALAILIFTSQFQHFIGEGFDMYLMVIGALLIIYLLPYLTKVVPSPLIAIVVITILAIMTGSEVRTVGDMGALTSAFPSLFIPQVPLNLETLSIIFPYSIGLAIVGLVETLLTATIVDDLTDTPSNKNMESRGQGIANIAAGFFGGMAGCAMIGQSVINVKSGGRGRLSAFIAGTVLIMLIVFLGDIVAQIPMAALVGVMFMVAIGTFDWNSLRTLRIVPITDSIVMIVTVLTVIFTHNLAIGVLTGVILSAVIFVSKISRVKVSKSSKANRVIYEFKGELFFASVSDVVQEFNYDIGDKDHVVLDLTESHLWDDSAVAAIDKIVLKFEEKGKQVEIIGLNKSSSELIDKLSRKLSAH from the coding sequence ATGATGAATTGGAAGGAATCTTGGTTAGGAAATGTGAGAGGAGACCTTCTAGCTGGATTGGTGGTTGCACTTGCACTAATCCCTGAAGCGATTGCCTTTTCCATTATCGCTGGTGTTGATCCTATGGTTGGACTATATGCTTCATTTATCATTTCAGTTGTTATTGCCTTTGTAGGGGGAAGGCCTGGGATGATTTCTGCTGCAACAGGTGCAATGGCATTATTAATGATTGATTTAGTCGCAGAGCATGGTCTTCATTATTTATTAGCAGCAACAATACTTACAGGGATTTTACAGATTGTATTTGGGATCTTAAAGCTAGCTAAATACATGAAGTTTATTCCTCGATCGGTCATGGTCGGCTTTGTGAATGCGCTAGCTATTTTAATTTTCACTTCGCAATTTCAGCATTTTATAGGTGAAGGTTTTGACATGTATTTAATGGTTATTGGGGCTCTACTTATCATTTATTTATTACCTTATTTAACAAAAGTGGTCCCTTCACCGTTGATTGCCATTGTAGTCATTACAATTTTAGCAATCATGACCGGAAGTGAGGTTAGAACAGTGGGAGATATGGGAGCACTAACAAGCGCTTTTCCATCACTATTTATTCCTCAGGTACCACTTAATTTAGAGACATTATCGATTATTTTTCCATATTCGATAGGTTTAGCAATTGTTGGTTTGGTGGAAACTTTATTAACAGCAACGATTGTTGATGATTTAACAGATACTCCTAGTAATAAAAATATGGAGTCAAGGGGGCAAGGTATTGCTAATATTGCAGCTGGATTCTTTGGTGGAATGGCTGGTTGTGCTATGATTGGACAATCTGTAATTAATGTTAAGTCTGGTGGTAGAGGAAGGCTTTCAGCTTTTATTGCTGGTACTGTTCTTATCATGCTTATTGTATTCCTAGGTGATATCGTTGCACAAATACCAATGGCAGCATTAGTTGGAGTGATGTTCATGGTTGCCATAGGAACATTTGATTGGAATTCTTTGCGAACCTTGCGTATTGTACCTATCACTGATTCTATTGTTATGATTGTTACAGTGTTAACTGTTATTTTTACTCATAACTTAGCGATTGGTGTGTTAACAGGAGTAATACTTAGTGCAGTTATATTTGTATCTAAAATATCAAGAGTGAAGGTTTCGAAATCATCGAAAGCAAATCGGGTGATCTACGAGTTCAAAGGAGAACTCTTCTTCGCTTCTGTTTCCGATGTAGTGCAAGAATTTAATTACGATATTGGAGATAAAGATCATGTCGTATTAGACCTAACCGAATCTCATTTATGGGATGATTCAGCCGTTGCTGCAATTGATAAGATTGTTTTGAAATTTGAAGAAAAGGGAAAACAAGTTGAAATTATAGGATTGAATAAATCGAGCTCAGAACTTATTGATAAGTTAAGTAGAAAGTTAAGTGCACATTAA
- a CDS encoding MGMT family protein: MTPFTEKVIDIIQGIPKGRVMTYGQVARLAGSPRAARQVVRVLHSMSRKYNLPWHRVINAKGQIAMKDDASFNEQKMNLEIEGVDIGAYGEIDLIKYQWKE, encoded by the coding sequence ATGACACCCTTTACCGAAAAAGTCATTGATATTATTCAAGGAATTCCTAAAGGTAGGGTAATGACATATGGACAAGTTGCCAGACTCGCGGGAAGTCCAAGAGCTGCACGACAGGTAGTCCGTGTTCTCCATTCGATGAGTAGAAAGTATAACCTTCCTTGGCATAGGGTTATTAATGCAAAGGGGCAAATTGCTATGAAAGACGATGCCTCGTTCAATGAGCAAAAAATGAACCTGGAAATTGAGGGGGTAGACATAGGGGCATATGGGGAAATTGATTTAATTAAATATCAGTGGAAGGAATAA
- a CDS encoding universal stress protein — MFKKILLAWDGSEHSVRAANKAIEIAKCTEGSKVVVVYVKDTDKSKSDVLQNWNSIDITSPKEERVKSIEKMAKDSNIQYQVEMLKGEPGPAIVEYINQHEFDVAVVGSRGLNALQEMVLGSVSHKIAKRANCPVMIVK, encoded by the coding sequence ATGTTTAAGAAGATTTTGTTAGCCTGGGACGGGTCAGAGCATTCTGTTCGGGCTGCAAACAAAGCAATCGAAATTGCAAAGTGTACAGAGGGTTCAAAAGTAGTTGTAGTTTATGTAAAAGATACAGATAAATCAAAATCAGATGTGTTGCAAAATTGGAATAGTATAGATATAACCAGTCCAAAAGAAGAAAGAGTAAAATCCATCGAGAAAATGGCAAAGGATTCAAACATTCAATATCAAGTGGAAATGTTAAAAGGTGAACCGGGACCAGCAATCGTGGAGTATATTAACCAACATGAATTTGATGTTGCGGTAGTCGGTAGTCGAGGTTTAAATGCACTTCAGGAAATGGTCCTTGGCAGTGTTAGTCACAAAATAGCAAAGCGCGCAAATTGTCCGGTAATGATTGTTAAATAA
- a CDS encoding DinB family protein — protein MNFKMKEAIEMLERTPKTLEYFVSGLSNGWLLCNEGEGTWNVSEVIEHLIEGEKNNWIPRLEMILQEGESKAFPPFNRYSHLNNDEPTNSIENSLLEFKQLRSDNILKLGTIIDPESHLELTGIHPAFGVVKVRELISTWVIHDLTHISQIVRVMAERYRTDVGPWSEYLGILKKSK, from the coding sequence ATGAATTTTAAGATGAAAGAAGCAATTGAAATGTTGGAGCGGACACCTAAAACATTAGAGTATTTTGTGTCTGGTTTGTCTAATGGTTGGTTGCTATGTAATGAAGGGGAAGGAACATGGAATGTCTCGGAGGTGATCGAACACCTGATTGAAGGTGAGAAAAATAATTGGATTCCAAGGCTAGAAATGATTTTACAAGAAGGTGAAAGTAAGGCATTCCCTCCATTCAATCGTTATTCACATCTAAATAATGATGAACCAACAAACTCAATCGAAAATAGCTTGCTCGAATTTAAACAACTTAGATCAGATAATATATTGAAACTTGGCACAATAATTGACCCGGAATCACATTTAGAATTAACGGGGATTCACCCGGCATTTGGTGTAGTGAAGGTAAGAGAGTTGATTTCAACATGGGTAATTCATGATCTAACACATATCTCTCAAATAGTTCGAGTGATGGCAGAGAGATATAGAACGGATGTGGGGCCTTGGAGTGAATATCTTGGTATACTCAAAAAGTCAAAATGA
- a CDS encoding DUF1646 family protein produces MVKVLIGFIIFLLVLLLPLFVEKVETNLELFLFTMGLLAAIFLGVLDGHLFLKAAFNPIKITLAVFVAGLLFKWFHSPLQKSILKVSEYMPFRLFIAVTIILLGIIASLITAIISALVMVLIVNSIELERKSQIKFVVLTCFSIGLGAALTPIGEPLSTIAISKLGVDDFYLLRLIGSEVFGAILVFGIIGALVVKKPTNHQSVLNRGESEGYEEILTRTLKIYFFVMGLTFLGSAFQPLIDRYLLTLDSGVLYWVNIISAILDNATLTAAEISPSMEQVTIKAILMGLLISGGMLIPGNIPNIIAASKLQITSKEWALIGVPFGLMTMFVFYFIIL; encoded by the coding sequence GTGGTTAAAGTGCTTATAGGCTTCATTATCTTTTTGCTAGTATTACTATTACCTTTGTTCGTTGAAAAGGTTGAAACCAATCTTGAATTATTTTTATTTACCATGGGACTTCTAGCTGCAATATTTCTTGGAGTATTAGATGGGCATTTATTTCTAAAAGCTGCATTTAATCCGATAAAAATTACCCTTGCTGTGTTCGTTGCAGGGTTATTGTTTAAATGGTTTCATTCACCACTACAAAAAAGCATTCTAAAAGTCAGTGAATACATGCCATTCAGACTTTTTATTGCTGTGACAATTATTTTGCTAGGCATTATAGCAAGTCTAATTACAGCTATCATATCAGCATTAGTTATGGTACTTATTGTGAATAGTATTGAACTTGAACGAAAGTCACAAATTAAATTTGTTGTCCTCACTTGTTTTTCAATAGGTCTAGGTGCTGCACTTACACCTATCGGCGAACCATTGTCGACGATTGCAATTAGCAAACTGGGAGTTGATGACTTCTATTTATTGAGATTGATAGGTTCGGAGGTTTTTGGAGCAATTTTGGTTTTTGGAATAATCGGAGCCCTAGTTGTAAAAAAACCAACGAATCATCAGTCGGTCTTAAACCGAGGTGAAAGTGAAGGGTATGAAGAAATCCTTACAAGGACGTTAAAGATATATTTCTTTGTTATGGGTCTTACATTTTTAGGTTCGGCTTTTCAGCCATTGATTGATCGTTATTTGTTAACCCTAGATTCAGGGGTGCTTTATTGGGTAAATATAATATCTGCAATTCTAGATAATGCTACACTAACAGCAGCAGAAATAAGTCCAAGTATGGAGCAGGTAACGATAAAAGCGATTTTAATGGGATTATTAATTAGTGGAGGGATGTTAATCCCGGGTAACATACCTAACATTATTGCAGCAAGTAAACTTCAAATCACAAGTAAAGAATGGGCTCTCATTGGAGTGCCATTCGGATTAATGACCATGTTCGTTTTTTATTTTATTATTTTATAG
- a CDS encoding permease gives MWTELVKSFLFIAIELTILFIVISFVISLLQGYIPYEKIEKKLSGGNKIIAAFAAILFAFITPFCSCSTIPVVVNMLKKKMPFGIVMIFLFASPVLDPTILTIMGVVLGWKVTIIYTVLTTVFSIIIGFTLEQLGFERYVKNIVMKGYEEQNTKFNLKLAFKETVDLMKSVYPYLLLGAAIGAIIHGLVPTEWISSVFGRDNWWLIPIAAIVGIPLYIRLSSMIPISQILIMKGMALGPVMAMMISSAGASLPEVILLKSIFKKELVITFILSVVTMSTISGFIFYLI, from the coding sequence ATGTGGACGGAATTAGTTAAAAGTTTTTTGTTTATAGCTATAGAACTAACAATCCTTTTTATTGTTATTTCATTTGTAATCAGTCTTCTCCAAGGGTATATTCCTTATGAGAAAATTGAAAAGAAGTTATCTGGGGGCAATAAGATCATCGCCGCTTTTGCTGCAATCTTATTCGCATTCATTACACCTTTTTGTTCGTGCTCAACCATACCTGTCGTGGTTAACATGCTTAAAAAAAAGATGCCATTCGGTATCGTAATGATCTTCTTATTCGCCTCACCAGTGCTTGACCCAACAATTCTAACCATTATGGGAGTTGTTCTTGGTTGGAAAGTGACGATCATATATACGGTTCTAACAACTGTTTTTTCGATCATTATTGGTTTCACATTAGAACAGTTAGGGTTTGAAAGATATGTTAAGAACATAGTAATGAAAGGCTATGAAGAACAGAATACAAAATTCAATCTGAAATTAGCATTTAAAGAAACTGTAGACCTAATGAAAAGCGTTTATCCATATTTATTACTTGGCGCTGCAATTGGTGCAATTATCCACGGCTTGGTCCCAACAGAATGGATATCAAGTGTTTTTGGTAGAGATAACTGGTGGTTAATCCCAATCGCTGCAATTGTCGGAATTCCTTTATATATACGTCTATCAAGCATGATCCCAATCTCACAAATCTTAATTATGAAAGGCATGGCACTAGGTCCTGTAATGGCGATGATGATTAGTTCAGCCGGTGCTAGTTTACCAGAAGTGATTCTCTTAAAATCAATTTTCAAGAAAGAATTAGTGATTACTTTTATCCTTTCAGTCGTCACTATGTCAACTATTTCGGGGTTTATCTTTTATTTAATATAA
- a CDS encoding universal stress protein, translating into MFRNILVPADGSLHSLKAAEKAIELAKIDRDSFINVLYVVDGNTSKYDVLRNWDLLQVTDQRTKKFHSITEKAKEAGINYELKIVRGDPVPQILKHATDYKSDVIVLGSRGLNKLQEMVLGSVSHKVAKKAKCPVMIVK; encoded by the coding sequence ATGTTTAGAAATATACTTGTTCCAGCCGATGGTTCATTACACTCTCTAAAAGCAGCGGAAAAGGCAATTGAACTTGCTAAGATTGATAGAGATTCTTTTATTAATGTTCTATATGTGGTAGACGGAAATACTTCAAAATATGATGTCCTACGAAACTGGGATTTATTACAGGTTACAGATCAGCGAACGAAAAAGTTTCATTCTATTACAGAAAAAGCAAAAGAAGCGGGAATTAACTATGAGTTGAAAATTGTAAGAGGAGATCCAGTTCCACAGATATTAAAACACGCCACAGATTATAAGTCTGATGTAATTGTTTTAGGGAGTAGAGGCTTAAACAAACTTCAAGAAATGGTACTTGGAAGCGTAAGCCATAAGGTAGCAAAGAAAGCAAAATGCCCTGTAATGATTGTGAAATGA
- a CDS encoding FUSC family protein: MITLGPRALKTGIAVTISLFICIYFELEPAVFAGVAAIFTIQPSIYKTWRQMLDQIITNTIGAIIALFALSFIGNNPVIIGLILIIVILVCVKFKMEANVISLTMVTVLAIMSAPGDKDWLFALNRFNIIMIGMLSGFAVNLLILPPKFKVNYYEKSKEAFNKLSLLLRTAISDELTEKTFSDNWKNLQKDIQKLEEQYKMFDEERAKMSKVNRLNVREIVVFKQMLKALKQGEKVLELIEEHYFQSDANENEDKQFDTYLEQLIKSHEYYLLKYEGKIKADDTVKSHEQELKGFLSTLLNGEETDSDHKLRMLAVGFAVYEYAFQLKRLNQLIEQYLKKESVK; the protein is encoded by the coding sequence TTGATTACATTAGGTCCAAGAGCATTAAAAACAGGGATTGCTGTAACCATTTCATTATTTATTTGTATATACTTTGAGCTTGAACCAGCTGTGTTTGCTGGAGTGGCAGCTATTTTTACCATCCAACCTTCAATTTATAAAACATGGAGACAAATGCTAGATCAAATTATTACTAATACAATAGGAGCTATCATCGCTTTGTTTGCCCTCTCCTTTATTGGGAATAATCCTGTTATCATTGGTCTCATCTTAATTATTGTTATTTTAGTTTGTGTGAAATTTAAAATGGAGGCAAATGTCATATCACTCACAATGGTTACAGTTTTAGCGATCATGAGTGCTCCTGGTGATAAAGATTGGTTATTTGCGTTAAATCGTTTTAATATCATTATGATTGGAATGCTTTCAGGCTTTGCTGTAAATTTACTAATATTGCCCCCTAAATTTAAGGTTAATTATTATGAAAAATCAAAGGAAGCTTTTAATAAATTGTCTTTACTTCTAAGGACCGCCATATCTGATGAATTAACAGAAAAAACATTTTCAGATAACTGGAAGAACCTTCAAAAGGACATTCAAAAGCTTGAGGAACAATACAAGATGTTTGATGAAGAGCGGGCGAAGATGTCGAAGGTCAATCGTTTAAATGTGAGAGAAATCGTCGTCTTTAAACAAATGCTAAAAGCACTAAAACAAGGAGAGAAAGTATTAGAACTTATTGAAGAGCATTACTTTCAGAGTGACGCAAATGAAAATGAAGACAAACAATTTGATACATATCTTGAACAATTAATTAAGTCCCATGAGTATTATTTATTAAAATACGAAGGGAAAATTAAAGCTGATGATACCGTCAAAAGTCATGAACAAGAGTTAAAGGGATTTTTGAGTACACTCTTGAATGGTGAGGAAACTGATAGTGACCATAAACTGCGAATGTTGGCAGTAGGGTTTGCTGTGTATGAATATGCTTTTCAGTTAAAGAGGTTGAATCAATTAATAGAACAATACTTGAAAAAAGAAAGTGTTAAATAA